The nucleotide sequence TGAAAAGTATGGAGCTTCAGTTCCATTTATCAGGCCTGCAGCGTTAGCTACCGATACTGCCACAACATTTTCGGTAATCGAACATACATTAGTTTTTTTAAAAAATGCTGGAGAGTCATTCGATTATATTGTTCTCAGAGAACCTACGTCGCCTCTCACAGAATCAGACGACATCGATGCTGCATTAGAAATCTTGGAGTCGAAAAGAGCAATAGCCGATTCAATTGTGGGTGTCAGCAAAGTTGAAGCAGCACACCCCGCTTTTGATGTTGTAATCAAAGAAACTGGCACTATTAAACCGTTCATGTACCCTGATTTTTCTCAGGCAGTTAGACGCCAGGACATCGCGGATATTTATTTTTTTGAAGGCTCTCTTTACATATCGGATACTGAAACATTACTTGAAAAAAGCAGCTTTTATCATGACAGAACGCTTCCTTACATTGTGCCCCGTTATAAGTCTTTGGAAATCGATGAACAGATTGATTTCCTATTTGCAGAAACAATTTTGAATAATATTGAGAAAATTAATAATAATGCATGATTCTGGTGGAGAGAACATGACGACAACTGGTCAGATACTTTGGGAAAAAGCCAAAACCATTATCCCCGGCGGCAACCAGCTTTTGTCGAAACGAAGCGAGAAATTCCTGCCCGGTCTTTGGCCGTCTTACTATTCAAAGGCCAAGGGGTGCGAAGTATGGGATCTCGACGGGAATCATTACTATGATTTTGCCCAAATGGGAGTCGGTTCCTGTGTTCTGGGCTACGCAGATGACGATGTGAACAGAGCCGTAATAGGTGCCATACAAGACGGTTCCATGTGTACACTGAATTGCCCGGAGGAAGTAGAACTTGCGGAAAAACTGATCAGCTTGCATCCATGGGCGGAAATGGCCAGGTTTGCGAGAACCGGCGGCGAGGCGTGTGCCGTCGCAGTGAGGATAGCCCGTGCCGCCACCGGTAAAAGCAAAGTTGCCTTCTGTGGCTATCACGGATGGCATGATTGGTATCTTTCCGCCAATCTTGGCGATTCATCCAATCTTGATGGCCAACTCCTCCCCGGCCTTGATCCGCTGGGCGTTCCGAGAGAACTTCACGAGACGGCTATTCCATTTAATTACAATAAATTGAGTGCATTGGAAGCCATTGTTGATAAATATCCCAATCAAGTCGGTGTAATCATCATGGAACCGGAAAGAGGCACATCCCCTATGCCGGGTTTCCTGGAAGGCGTCAGGAATGTCGCCGATAAGATTGGCGCGGTGTTGATTTTTGATGAAGTAACGTCAGGCTTCAGGATGAATCTCGGTGGGATACATCTTGTTCGCAACGTATACCCCGACATCGCCGTGTTTGGTAAAGCCCTTGGAAACGGCTACCCCATATCCGCAATCATCGGCCGCAGATCTGTTATGGAGTCTGCGCAGGATACCTTCATAAGCTCTACTTTCTGGACAGAAAAGATTGGTTTTATAGCAGCCTTAACCACGATAAACAAAATGGAGAAAAACGATGTGACGACTGCATTGGTAAGGTATGGAGAGCACATCAATAAGGGCTGGAACAGGCTGGCTCAAAAACATGATCTAAAAATTCATATTTCCGGAATACCACCGCTGACCCACATTGCATTTGAATATGAGAATTCTCTTGCAATTCAAACATGTTACGCACAGGAAATGCTGGAACAAGGATTCCTTCTCGGGACGTCTGTCTATACAACGGATGCCTACACAGACAAAATAGTTGAGCACTTTCTTGACAATACCGATACGGTGTTTGGAATAATCAAAAAGGCTTCTGATGAAAAGAAGGTCGAAACATCCCTAAAGGGGGCGATAATGCATGCGGGGTTCAAGCGGCTAACGTAGGTGTGTATATCGGAGAGACGGGTATGATTGATGATGGATGTAACTTGTAAAGGGAGCAGCATAATGCATAATACTAGGAAGGTAGCCCTTATCGGTTCCGGAGAACTCGGTAGTCGCCATCTTCAGGCGCTTGCCAAAATTGATTTACCAGTAGAAATCCAGGTAGTTGATCCAAGCCACGAAGCTTTGAAGATAGCAAAAGAGAGATTCGACCAGATTTCGCCAAATCTTAATGTAAGAAGAATATCCTTTTTCAATTCGCTTGACGATCTTCATTCAGAGATAGATTACTGTATTGTAGCAACGAACTCAGATGTTAGGGCCAGAGTAACAAAAGAATTACTATTGAAAAAGGCCGTACAATGCCTCATTCTGGAAAAAATACTATTTCAGACTGAAGACGATTATGAAGCTATTGGGAAGCTAATTGAAAAGTATAAAGTAAAAACATGGGTTAATTGCCCCCGGAGGATATGGCCTGTTTACAAGGGAATACACGATTATTTAAAAGGCGTTCATTTGTTTGAAATAAATATTTCTGGCTCCGACTGGGGATTGGCGAGCAACAGTATCCATATGATTGATTTAATAGGTTATCTTGCTGGCGCTACTGATTATAATATTAATGGTGATTTGCTAGATTCGGGATTCATTGAGAGTAAGAGGAAAGGCTTTATTGAATTCACTGGAACACTTGCAGGATCCTTCAATGCCACGCCATATTTTAGCATCAGTTCATACAAAGATGGGAAGGTGCCGTTAATGATTCAGTTAATTAGCGAAAAGTATGTCTATATGATTAGCGAATCCCTTGGCCGGGGATGGATTTTCAGAGAAGACAAGGGATGGTCATGTGAGGAGTTTTCATTTGAAACCCCTTATCAGAGCCAGCTAACACATCGTCTCATCAGACAGATTATCGATACTGGTGCAAGCGATCTCCCTTCATTTGAGGAATCTGCAAAGCTCCATATCCCCATTTTGAATTGTTTTATTTCTTTCCTAATTAGAGAAGGCAAAGGGGGTGATAGGTGTCCGATAACATAATAAATCATATGTGGGTCATTGGATCAGGTCCAATGACAATCGATTATATCAAAGTTCTTGACGCCTTAAAAGTTAGCTATCAGGTTATAGGTCGAGGCATCGATTCCGCTAAAGATTGCGAATCGAAAACAGGTGTTAAAGTTGTTACAGGGGGCTTGGAAAGTCACATCAGTGATTGTAAAGATTTTCCCTCATCGGCTATTGTTGCTGTAGGGGTAGAACAGTTAGCGAACGTCGCAAAAGTGCTTCTCCAAAATGGCGTTAAAAAGATATTGATAGAAAAACCGGGTGGTCTAAATGAGGATGAAATTAGGTCTGTGCATGAGAAGACCAAGAAGAGAAATGCGGAAGTATATGTAGCCTACAACAGGCGCTTCTATACTTCGACATTGAAGGCGCAGGAGATTATACGTGAAGATGGTGGCGTTCGATCTTTCAACTTCGAATTCACCGAATGGTCCCACGAAATTGTTAACATAAAAAAAGCGCCCGGTGTGAAGGAAAATTGGCTATTGGCAAATTCTTCTCATGTTATAGATCTCGCATTCTTTCTGGGCGGAAAGCCTAAGGAAATTAGCTGCTATGTTGGAGGCGCATTAGACTGGCATCCATCAGGTTCAATATTTACAGGCGCCGGTATCAGCGAAAAAGACGCGCTATTTTCATATCAGGCAGATTGGGGAGCACCTGGTCGATGGAGTGTTGAGGTCTTGACAAAAAAGCATAGATTGATCTTTAAACCATTAGAAAAACTACAGATTCAAAATATTGGAGAGGTTGCGATTAACGAAGTTGCAATTGATGATGATTTAGATAGAACATTTAAACCCGGTTTATTTCGCCAGGTCAAAGCATTTATGGATGGAGACTTGTTAAATCTTCTTAAAATTGAAGAACATTTGGTAATGTTAAAATACTACTTGATACTTAAAAAAATCAGTTCCGCCTCCCTAAGAAAAAACATTTGACAAGAATCGACTTTTTAATTTAGAGGCTCAGTGTTAAAATCACCCATACTAAACACCGATAAAAAATCGGCGGGCAGTAACCTTAAAGCAGATAGAGTTAAAGTGCTGATCGTGGTGAACTCCCATGCGTCATTTCGGGAGATGAAACAGGTCGCGCAGTTATTAATTAACTCTCGTCGATATCATCCGGTTATTTTAATGGATGATCCAAAGTATAATTATGAAAAAGAAATCTCCATATGTCGAGCGGAGAGCATAGATTATCTTTGCCCACGAGTCATGTTGACGCTACAACAGGCTGGTCTATCGACCAACCCTGCAAATCGGGTGTCTTTTTTGAGAAGGGTGAAAGAGGCGGTTAAGCATTCTACAAAGACAGGTTCCTTTGTGCGATACACTCTGGCTTTTGTTTGGGAAAATCTCGTTTCATTTCGTTACTCTCTTCCGGGCGCCTTGATTGAGTTCATGTTGCTTTATTGTGAAATACTCCACCAACGAAGCCTAACAAAGAAAATAAAGCCGGGGATTTTGGTTTTACCTTCCGCAGATTGCGGGCATTTGGCTATTGTAACAAAAGTTGCCGCTGAGCAAGGGATACCTTCTGTTGTTATTCCGTATGCGATCATTAATTCTACGGTTTCTTTGAAGCAGGCTATGGCGGTGCCGCGCATGAGTCTAAATCGGTGGGACTGCCGTCTTGTGTCATGGATCTATCCTCAATGGTCAGGAGAATATCAGGGCCGCAAGATGCTGGCCAGCGATGTCTCAAAGATCTTGTCGGTTGAATGGCTTGGGCTGTCTTTACCCAAGCCATGGGGTGATTTTTTGGGTCGGGCCGATGTCTTGGCTGTAGAAAGTCGTTGTATGTGGCAACTTTATGAGCGAGCAGGCCTTGACAGAGAAAAGTATGTCTTGACGGGTGCTTTGAGTGATGATGTCATTTTTTCGAATCGCCGAGATTCATTCGGTCCAAGGGAAGTTCTTTATAAAGAACTTGATCTGCCATTGGGCAGACCTCTTATTCTCGTTAGTATCACCCCTGATCAGTCGTTAGCGGATCATCCGGGTACTGAGTTTAACACTTATGAGCAGATAGTAGGTTTTATAATGCATGTGGTTTCGGGTGCCAAAGGGTACAATGTCATCGTTTCCCCACATCCTCGTGCAGATAGTAATGTTATAAAGAGATTTTTGTCAAATAATGCCCGCGTTGTTGATGTAAGTATAGAGTCGTTAATGCCTTTAGCAGACATTTTTATTGCTGAACCCTCATCAACTTTTCGCCTGGCTATTGCGTGCAGCACGCCTGCGATTTGTTACGATATGTGGGGGTATGAGTTTCCTGAATTTGAAAGTGAGGAGGGTATTATTACTGTAGAAACCATGGCTGAGTTTGAATCGATATTGTCGCGTTTAGTATCAGACAGTTCGTATTATAAAAATGTAAAAGACCACCAGGCGGCACGTTCTGAGGAATGGGCAATTTTGGATGGGCGTTCGGGCGAGCGAATACTTAGTCTCTTCGACAGGATGGTCGGGATCGCAGTGCAGGTGAATTTATTGGTCCCCCCAACCCCCAATGGCCTAGTATTGCCAGACAAATCAATGGTGCGCACACAATCTGGGGAGCCCTAGAACCATTGCGTAATGAATAAGGAAAAACCTTTCTAAGTAACTCAACTTTCGTACACGTTTAGGAGAGTCTATCTATTCTTTAAAGGATTAACTGGATGAAAGATATCATAATAGAAACGGGAACAACATTAATATCTTTATTGAGAGTATTAATAAATCATAGAATCAACTATTCATTCCCCGTTTTTCAAAAGGATAATTTTGAGATAAATATTCTTTGTACAGGCCCGTCTTTGAATGAAAGTTTGAGTAGTTCGGGCAACATTTTTCAGTCAAAAGACTCTATGTGTGTAAATAAATTTGCTGAATCAGATTTTTTTGAAATTATCAAGCCTAGTTACTATTTATTGCTCGATCCGGTTTTTTGGGAAGAGAATAGCCGGCCAGTGTTTATAGCGGAAAGGGATAGACTCTATAAACTAATAAATACCAAAACGAACTGGCATCTTAATTTATTATTGCCACTAAGCGCAAAACATGCCTTTAATTGGAACTATATATTTCAAAATAACAGCAATATTAGGATATCATTTTTTAATAATGTTCCCTTGACTGGGTTCAAATCAATCATTCATAGTTTATATAAGCATAATCAGGGGATGCCGCCTGCACAAAATGTATTAGTTGCTGCGATATTTGTTGCGATCAATATGGGGTATAAAAAACTGTATTTACTTGGGGCGGATCATTCTTGGCATGAGCGATTAGTGCTAAATGATGAAAATGTTGTATGCTATAGAGAAAGTAATTTTTTCGACAAAACGGAACAGCAGTTAATCCCATGGTTTAAAGCTCAAGAGAATGCTGGTACAAATAAAATGCATGAAATATTTATGGAAATTGCACGGATGTTTTTAGGATATCAATATTTAGAAGAATATTCAAAGTACAGAAATGTAAAAATATATAACGCGAGTCCGAAGACGTATATAGACGCTTTTGAAAGGTATAATTTCAAAAGGAACTAAGACAAGAGTTTGTCTTAAAAACATGAGCATATTTCATGATTATTGTTTTATAGGAAACAACTGTAAGCTCTCGTGTTTATATGAAACGGACACTGGCAGATATAAAAGAAAGCATTATAGATGGACTGCTTGACTTGTTGGAAGATCTTGACAAAGGAGAATCAACAGCAAAAGCAAACAATCCATATGGAGATGGTCATTGTGTGGCAGAACGTATTATGAATATTATTGAAAAATAAATGGGAGATATTGAATGGCTAAGGTTCTTGTTACAGGTGGATTAGGTGCGGTTGGTAGTGTTCTCGTGAAAGAACTCCGTGCACACGGACACGATACATGGATTGTTGATCTACCACACCACAATGACCGGCAATACCTCCGCTGTGATGTCGGAGAATTTAGGCAAGTAGAACAGTTGTTTATGTCCGATGGATGGGCTCGTGGATACTTTAGTAAGCGTCACGAATTCGATTTTGTTTATCATCTTGCTGCAGAGTTTGGGCGTTGGAATGGAGAAGATTTTTATGACACTCTATGGCGATCTAATGCAGTAGGTACAAAGAATATTCTTTCTATGCAAGAGCGATACGAGTTCAGAGGAATATATTTTTCTTCATCAGAGGTTTATGGCGACTATGATGGTCTGATGAGCGAAGATGTTCTTGACAATATTCCCATAAAGCAGATGAATGACTATGCGATCAGTAAATGGGTAAACGAAATGCAGGTTTTAAACTCTGCAGCCATGCATGGAACGGAGTCTGTCAGAGTAAGGCTTTTTAACACATATGGCCCCGGTGAGCCATATTCGCCTTACCGATCAGTTATATGCTTATTTTGTTACTCTGCTTTAAATGGTATGCCCTTCAAGGTATATCGAGGACACCACCGGACATCAACGTACATTACAGATACAGTCCGCACATTGGCGAATATATGTGAAAGTTTCATGCCGGGAGAGGTATACAATATTGGCGGGCTTGACTATCACGATATCGAAACGGTAGCCCAACTGGTTATTAAATACAGTGGCTGTAATCCAAGCTTGGCTGAATATTGCGACCCGGAACCATTTACAACTATTAGTAAAAAAGTGGACTGTGTCAAGGCAGTACAGCATTTGGGGCATAAAAGCACGGTTGGTTTAGAAGAAGGCATAAAAAAAACAATAGACTGGATGCGCCACTACTATCGTGTCGGAGAGAAAATATGAAAAAAAAGATAATTGTTGTTGGTACTGGATATGTTGGCTTGCCGGCAGCATTGCTATTAGCTCGTGCGGGATACGACGTAGTTGGTGTTGATATAAATGAAAATATTGTTCAAGCCATAAACGACGGTATTTTGCACATAAAAGAAACTGATCTGCAGAAGATTATGGATGCGCCGCAAGTTCGCCAAAATCTGCATGCTCAATCAGTCCCATGCGCGGCGGATGTCTTTTTAATTGCGGTACCTACACCTATTCATCCCCATAAGAAAGTGGCCGAATTAAAATATGTTCATGAAGCGGTTGAATCTATTATTCCTTATTTGCAGCCTGGTAATTTGGTTATTCTGGAATCAACGGTGCCCCCGCTTACCTGTCGAACTGTGATAACACCTATTTTGGAGAAAAGTGGTCTGACTGTTGGAAAGGACTTGTTCCTGGCGCATTGCCCTGAACGTATTCTGCCCGGGGATGTGTTTTATGAAATTGTCCATAATAACAGGATTATCGGCGCCGCGGATCAGACATCAAGAGAAATGGCACAGGACATTTACGCATCTTTTGTTAAGGGGGAACTATCTCAAACTGATGATATAACTGCAGAAATATGTAAGCTTATGGAGAATACCTACCGGGATGTTAACATTGCACTGGCAAACGAGTTAGCCGAAGTTATGGAAGGTTTGGGGATTAACCCGGTAAAAGCAATTGAATTGGCAAATAAGCATCCTCGCGTGAACATCCTAAAACCAGGTATCGGTGTGGGAGGCCATTGCATTCCAATAGATCCGTGGTTCATTAAGGAAGTTGACCCTGCAAATTCACGCCTAATCTTTACGTCAAGGCTTATTAATGAAGAAATGCCCCATCGTATTGCCGCTAAAATACGGCGCTCCATGCGGGACGTAAGCAATCCACAAATTGTGGCAGTTGGCGCATCATATAAAGCAAATACAGTTGACATACGAGAAAGTCCAGCGTTAAAAATAGTAGAGTTATTGGCCCAAGACGGGTATCATGTAGATCACTTTGATCCTCTCATATCGGGCATGGAGTACTCGTCCTTATCTAAGGTTTGTCAAGGAATGGATTGTTTGGCAATATTAGTTGAACATAATGTTGTGCGCGATGAGCTTAAAAGTTGCATAGAAGAGCTACGTTTATGTATGCGCACTCCCATAATATTGCGTTTCTGCTAAGGTAATGAATAATTCCCCCCAAAGGATAACGACTGTGGGTTGTCCTAATATAGCCAGGAATAGACAGATCCAATGAATATCGGAAGACAAACTGCGACTTCGTCAACTCGCTCACCAAAAGCAAGGAGTCGTCTCGTTGAAGGTTGCCATGATGAATCAATGGCAATTGCCTTTTTGGGGCCTGTACTGCCTGAAGATATGTGCAATCGCACCCCGGCCTGCAACGTATCTGGAAACAAGCTTCAAATCAACTTCCTTAATGCGTTGCGCAAAGCAAGCGGCGTTTCCCCTACCATTGTCAGCTTTCTACCGATAGGTATGTTTACAAAATCACGGAAGCTCTTTGTCCGTTCCGGACCGCTCAGTTTTAACAATGGGCTCCGGGGGCGGTTAATTCCTTTTATAAATGTACTGTTTCTAAAGCAACTTACGATTGGGTTAGTGAGTCTACTCATCTTAATGAACTGGCACTGGCAAAACCGCCGCACGCGTCGCTTAGTTTTGGTTTATAATGTTTATCTGCCCATGTCGCTCCCCGTACTTCTGGCAACAAAATTATCAGGCGGGAAGGCAGTGGCTTTCGTTGCCGATTTCCCACATAATTTGTCCTTCAATTTTCAAGGATGGAAGGGCATGCTTCAGCGAATCAACCTGTGGTTAGAATCACTCAGCCTTGCCCATTTTACCGGTATTATTCCTCTTACGCAGTCTGTAGGCGAAGACTTTGCACCAGGGAGACCTATGATGGTTATGGAAGGTGGTGTAGATCCGGACGATGTGGGCGCTAAGTCTCATCCTGTAGAGGTTCCATCGGCAGAACGAATCTGCCTTTTCAGCGGCACTCTGAACGAGATTAATGGAATTGATCTGTTACTCAGGGCATTTCGTCTGATTCCAGATCCAAACTTTAGACTCTGGATTTTTGGAAAAGGGCCATTAGAAGCTGAAGTTCGAGCAGCAACGCAGCAGGATGATCGGATTGTCTACAGGGACTTTTTGCCCAACGCAGAGGTATTACGGTATCAGCGGCAAGCGACGGTACTGCTTAACGCACGTCCAACCAATCAGTTGATAACCCGCTATACATTTCCTTCAAAACTAATTGAATACATGTTAAGCGGGAGGCCTGTTATTACAACAGCGCTATCGGGTATCCCAAAGGATTACTTTGATTTTATTTATGTCCTTTTTGACGAAACGCCCGAAGGGCTATCACGACTACTCATTGATGTTTGTGCAAAACCTGCCTTCGAACTATATGAATTAGGAGGTCGAGCGCAAGAATTTATTTTGCAGACAAAAAACTGGTCAATACAGGGGCGGCGTGTATATGAATTCATCTGTAACGGCATATAATAAAACAAAGCTCCTCGGAACCATAAATTTTACCATTAAACGCCATACTTTTATGTATTTTATAGTTATTGATCTTCTTTTCTTTCCGTATGTTCCTTTTTTCGTGATGCCGATGAGTTTGCCGTTCGTCGTCGCAGCTTTGTTTTTGGGCACCGAAAGCCCCTGTCATAACGCAATATCGTTATTATATTTGTTTTCCGTGTGTGTTGTAATTAGTGTTATAGCAGGCCTAATATTTTACGGCGATGAATCTATGTTGGAAGATTTCAAACGCGCAGGGCAACTGCTATCATCTTTTGCCTACTATCTTTATTTCAAATCCTCCTTAAAGAAAAGAGCGTTTGATCCGACAAACATTCTTATTTTTTTCATTTTTTCCCAGTTGTTCTTGATTTTCTTCTTCTACAATAATCCAGATGGATTTAGTGTTCTTCGAATAAAGATGGCTCCGGCTACAGCAGGTACTGTGGAACATATATACAAACACTTTAGATACACCTATTTTTTTTCTGATCCGAATACCGTTGCATATTTTTCTTTGGTCTGTGCTTTTTTTGTATTGCACACACACTCATCTATTATATTGAAATGGTGCATGTTGCTGATCTCATGCTTAATTATTGTCGCGACAAACAGCCGTGGTGCCGTTTTATGTATGGCCGCGCTAATATCTCTCTCATTATACCGCGTATTTCGAGGTCGTATCAGCGTGTCTTTAACCCTATTAAAAAAAAATATCTGCGGCATATTTGTTCTTGTAATGGTATTCACCATATTTGCAGCGACTGATACAGGGAAAATGTCCTTTGAAACGATGGAGGCAGTATACACCTTATTCGAGCAGCGTTCGGGTGCCGCAGAATATTACGAAAGCGGTGGTGAGACAAGACTTGATATTTGGCACAACATTGTGTCGACTTATGTGCCTTCTTTTTTTGGCTGGGGCTACTCTTTTTTGGGTACGCCACATACTGATCATCTGCGTATGATTTATAGTTATGGCATCGTGGCATATGGGATTCTTCTTTATTTGGTTTTTCGTTTCATTCTAGTGCCAGGATTTGAATTTCTGATCCCTGCTTTTATGGCATTTTCTATTAATTCACTCATCGATGAGCAGAAATTCTTCGCACTGGTATTATCCCTTGTTGCGGTGGCCCAAGTTACGGTCGGCGATTCAAACAGAATGAAGCACATCATCAATAATTCACTCTTTGTGCCCCCCATTTTTAAAAATGAGGGGGCAAATACAAACCAAATCGTAAAATGACGAAATTCAAAGGTCCAGGCCATAGAATCATGATTAAAAGAAAAGTATTAACGATCATCGGCACGCGCCCGGAAGCCATCAAACTTGCACCTGTAGTGCTGGAACTAAAACGCCGACATGATCTGGTTGATTTTTCAGTATGTGTTACAGCCCAACACCGTGAGATGCTTGATCAGCCGCTGGCTCTTTTTGGCATTAAACCGGATTATGACTTGGATATTATGTCACCTGGGCAAACACTGGCGAAAGTGACGGCACTTGCAATGGAAGGTATAGATAATGTTGTGTCCCAGGAAAAGCCCGATGTAATTTTGGTGCAGGGTGATACAACCACTGCATTTTGCGGTGCATTGACTGGGTATTATCATCAGATAAAGGTTGCCCATGTAGAAGCCGGATTGCGAACGGGAAACAAGTATGCGCCCTTCCCCGAAGAGATTAATCGTTGTTTGATAGGGCGTATTGCCGATTTACACTTTGCACCGACCGAACAGGCCCGGCAGACATTACTGAATGAGGGAGTAACGGGCCCAAACGTGTTCGTGACAGGGAACACGGTGATTGATGCACTCCTATGGGTGCGGGAACGTGTGCGCTGCGCTCCACCTAAATTACCAGCAGGGTTGTTAGAAGCAACAACAGGAAAGCAGATCATCCTTGTTACGGGCCACCGGCGAGAGAGTTTTGGCAACGGGTTTGACAATATCTGCCATGCGATCCGGGAGATTGCAGATAGTTTCGTAGATGTTGCATTTATCTATCCGGTTCATCTCAATCCAAATGTTCGTGAGCCGGTCAATCGCATTTTGGGGAGGCATCCGCGCATTCATCTGATTGAGCCATTGTCCTACGCGCCATTTGTCTGGTTGATGGACCGCGCTACCATTGTGCTGACAGACTCAGGCGGTGTGCAGGAAGAAGCTCCATCTCTTGGCAAGCCTGTTTTAGTGATGCGCGAAATGACCGAGCGTACGGAAGGTATTACCACCGGCAACGCGCTTTTGGTTGGCGTTCAGAGGGAACGAATTGTGGATGGGCTCAGACAATTGTTATGCGATCCCCAAAGACGCGCAATGATGGTGACCGTGAATAATCCTTATGGTGATGGGCGGGCGGCTCAGAGAATTGTTGAGATATTACTGCCGGGGCGGCACAATTATGACGGAAAAAACAAACTTCGATCAGCAACAGGACCTTCGTGAAGGGAACTTGGTCATAGATCTTCGGCAAACTTTATTTAGGCATTCTTCTGGCGAGTTTTAATGCATTGGTTCCTCAGAGCGAAAATAAAATAGGCAAATAATGCACTTGGGTATTGATGCAT is from Deltaproteobacteria bacterium and encodes:
- a CDS encoding glycosyltransferase, yielding MNIGRQTATSSTRSPKARSRLVEGCHDESMAIAFLGPVLPEDMCNRTPACNVSGNKLQINFLNALRKASGVSPTIVSFLPIGMFTKSRKLFVRSGPLSFNNGLRGRLIPFINVLFLKQLTIGLVSLLILMNWHWQNRRTRRLVLVYNVYLPMSLPVLLATKLSGGKAVAFVADFPHNLSFNFQGWKGMLQRINLWLESLSLAHFTGIIPLTQSVGEDFAPGRPMMVMEGGVDPDDVGAKSHPVEVPSAERICLFSGTLNEINGIDLLLRAFRLIPDPNFRLWIFGKGPLEAEVRAATQQDDRIVYRDFLPNAEVLRYQRQATVLLNARPTNQLITRYTFPSKLIEYMLSGRPVITTALSGIPKDYFDFIYVLFDETPEGLSRLLIDVCAKPAFELYELGGRAQEFILQTKNWSIQGRRVYEFICNGI
- a CDS encoding Gfo/Idh/MocA family oxidoreductase — protein: MMDVTCKGSSIMHNTRKVALIGSGELGSRHLQALAKIDLPVEIQVVDPSHEALKIAKERFDQISPNLNVRRISFFNSLDDLHSEIDYCIVATNSDVRARVTKELLLKKAVQCLILEKILFQTEDDYEAIGKLIEKYKVKTWVNCPRRIWPVYKGIHDYLKGVHLFEINISGSDWGLASNSIHMIDLIGYLAGATDYNINGDLLDSGFIESKRKGFIEFTGTLAGSFNATPYFSISSYKDGKVPLMIQLISEKYVYMISESLGRGWIFREDKGWSCEEFSFETPYQSQLTHRLIRQIIDTGASDLPSFEESAKLHIPILNCFISFLIREGKGGDRCPIT
- a CDS encoding aminotransferase class III-fold pyridoxal phosphate-dependent enzyme, giving the protein MTTTGQILWEKAKTIIPGGNQLLSKRSEKFLPGLWPSYYSKAKGCEVWDLDGNHYYDFAQMGVGSCVLGYADDDVNRAVIGAIQDGSMCTLNCPEEVELAEKLISLHPWAEMARFARTGGEACAVAVRIARAATGKSKVAFCGYHGWHDWYLSANLGDSSNLDGQLLPGLDPLGVPRELHETAIPFNYNKLSALEAIVDKYPNQVGVIIMEPERGTSPMPGFLEGVRNVADKIGAVLIFDEVTSGFRMNLGGIHLVRNVYPDIAVFGKALGNGYPISAIIGRRSVMESAQDTFISSTFWTEKIGFIAALTTINKMEKNDVTTALVRYGEHINKGWNRLAQKHDLKIHISGIPPLTHIAFEYENSLAIQTCYAQEMLEQGFLLGTSVYTTDAYTDKIVEHFLDNTDTVFGIIKKASDEKKVETSLKGAIMHAGFKRLT
- a CDS encoding gfo/Idh/MocA family oxidoreductase, which gives rise to MSDNIINHMWVIGSGPMTIDYIKVLDALKVSYQVIGRGIDSAKDCESKTGVKVVTGGLESHISDCKDFPSSAIVAVGVEQLANVAKVLLQNGVKKILIEKPGGLNEDEIRSVHEKTKKRNAEVYVAYNRRFYTSTLKAQEIIREDGGVRSFNFEFTEWSHEIVNIKKAPGVKENWLLANSSHVIDLAFFLGGKPKEISCYVGGALDWHPSGSIFTGAGISEKDALFSYQADWGAPGRWSVEVLTKKHRLIFKPLEKLQIQNIGEVAINEVAIDDDLDRTFKPGLFRQVKAFMDGDLLNLLKIEEHLVMLKYYLILKKISSASLRKNI
- a CDS encoding nucleotide sugar dehydrogenase, whose amino-acid sequence is MKKKIIVVGTGYVGLPAALLLARAGYDVVGVDINENIVQAINDGILHIKETDLQKIMDAPQVRQNLHAQSVPCAADVFLIAVPTPIHPHKKVAELKYVHEAVESIIPYLQPGNLVILESTVPPLTCRTVITPILEKSGLTVGKDLFLAHCPERILPGDVFYEIVHNNRIIGAADQTSREMAQDIYASFVKGELSQTDDITAEICKLMENTYRDVNIALANELAEVMEGLGINPVKAIELANKHPRVNILKPGIGVGGHCIPIDPWFIKEVDPANSRLIFTSRLINEEMPHRIAAKIRRSMRDVSNPQIVAVGASYKANTVDIRESPALKIVELLAQDGYHVDHFDPLISGMEYSSLSKVCQGMDCLAILVEHNVVRDELKSCIEELRLCMRTPIILRFC
- a CDS encoding acylneuraminate cytidylyltransferase family protein encodes the protein MINNKRVLVIVPARGGSKGLPGKNILTLCGKPLVAWPIATAKASKYIDKIVVSTDDLEIAKIAEKYGASVPFIRPAALATDTATTFSVIEHTLVFLKNAGESFDYIVLREPTSPLTESDDIDAALEILESKRAIADSIVGVSKVEAAHPAFDVVIKETGTIKPFMYPDFSQAVRRQDIADIYFFEGSLYISDTETLLEKSSFYHDRTLPYIVPRYKSLEIDEQIDFLFAETILNNIEKINNNA
- a CDS encoding NAD(P)-dependent oxidoreductase, whose translation is MAKVLVTGGLGAVGSVLVKELRAHGHDTWIVDLPHHNDRQYLRCDVGEFRQVEQLFMSDGWARGYFSKRHEFDFVYHLAAEFGRWNGEDFYDTLWRSNAVGTKNILSMQERYEFRGIYFSSSEVYGDYDGLMSEDVLDNIPIKQMNDYAISKWVNEMQVLNSAAMHGTESVRVRLFNTYGPGEPYSPYRSVICLFCYSALNGMPFKVYRGHHRTSTYITDTVRTLANICESFMPGEVYNIGGLDYHDIETVAQLVIKYSGCNPSLAEYCDPEPFTTISKKVDCVKAVQHLGHKSTVGLEEGIKKTIDWMRHYYRVGEKI